One window of Halopseudomonas maritima genomic DNA carries:
- a CDS encoding bifunctional diguanylate cyclase/phosphodiesterase — protein sequence MPGTTDVASPDANRDGDSSFQLLFHGMPGPALLVDTQNEHILDLNPAFAQALQYDRDALLGQHAGRFPFWGHPRRWRALIRSHSRQGPLHQHPIDLLRRDGTLLCYHLSTISLSGSGRARLLMCLQPRTETDADHKAAQRYHQAFMHSGEAQLIVDLNSRRLLEANPRFERLTGLPASQHRLRTLDELGFLPADTSDSLFHRVLAEGALEHEQIRVQLPGGRAFEVLLYARIVQLDGRRCLLITARDITHQLTRDRALEESRTRLKMALDAGQMGIWDWQIRSDSLHCSARSAELHGYAANDWDGSSGHFLRSVLPEDRRAIRRAYVAICRGGQPRYQLTYRVLAGQQLRWLQATATLHLDEHGRPARMVGTLMDISDQRRNQTALVESEAKFAMLFQNAPDPYCLVQSQGQRIIEVNQSFARTFGYPAASLIGRTPEDIGLWSHHPAHQNLQMAARGERELRDCAETFATNSGRVLLCEIATTRLRINHQQCVLFSFRDITARTQAESALRASEDKFARAFKGSPDSISISELKTGRYLEVNDGFCRLSGYQANEAIGRTSLELNLWADSSERKELVQLMAQHGSVHHREMRMRARDGHQLMVAVSAQPLTLDGLDCMLLTVRDITEQKRIEARVKHLAYHDALTNLPNRLLLSDRLSQLNALYQRHALRGALLFFDLDHFKHINDSLGHSCGDAVLQEVTRRLLSRVRAEDTVSRLGGDEFVVLLSGFSSSGAALAQEVERAARELLVAISAPMQVEGHTLQLSASIGIALIPDHGDSAEDLLKRADIALYRVKERGRDGIAFFEQSMQVAASERLAIESELRRAISEGQFCLYYQPQFDYRNRRIQGAESLLRWNHPKRGLIGPGAFIDVLEQSSLMLEAGRQILHQACAFISRLLDQGLIDSQFSLSVNISPRQFRHASFVDDVLGAINEYQVPTSCLNLEITEGIVIENINDTIDKMNVLRSHGVHFAIDDFGTGYSSLTYLKRLPVDLLKIDQSFVNECTHNANDAEIIRAIIAIASSLHLGLIAEGVEEQAQLHFLYSQGCEQFQGYLFGRPMEAEQFSLLLSNPPDYDQL from the coding sequence TATCACCTCAGCACCATCAGCCTGAGTGGCAGCGGCCGCGCCCGCCTGCTGATGTGCCTGCAGCCGCGTACCGAAACCGACGCCGACCATAAAGCCGCGCAGCGCTACCACCAGGCCTTCATGCACAGCGGCGAAGCCCAGTTGATCGTTGACCTGAACAGTCGCCGTCTGCTGGAAGCCAACCCTCGCTTCGAGCGCCTGACCGGACTACCGGCCAGCCAGCACCGTCTGCGCACGCTGGACGAACTAGGCTTCCTGCCAGCCGACACCAGCGATTCGCTATTTCACCGCGTGCTTGCCGAAGGCGCCCTGGAGCACGAGCAGATCCGCGTGCAGCTGCCCGGCGGCCGGGCCTTCGAGGTGCTGTTGTATGCACGCATCGTACAACTCGACGGGCGCCGCTGCCTGCTGATTACCGCCCGCGACATCACCCATCAGCTAACACGCGACCGTGCGCTGGAAGAAAGCCGCACGCGCCTGAAGATGGCGCTGGATGCAGGACAGATGGGCATCTGGGACTGGCAGATTCGCAGCGACTCACTGCACTGCTCTGCCCGCAGTGCAGAGCTGCACGGCTACGCCGCAAACGACTGGGACGGCTCATCCGGCCACTTTCTACGCAGCGTTTTGCCCGAAGATCGGCGCGCCATTCGCCGCGCCTACGTTGCCATCTGCCGCGGCGGACAACCGCGCTACCAGCTCACCTACCGGGTGCTTGCCGGCCAACAACTGCGCTGGTTGCAAGCCACTGCCACACTACACCTCGATGAGCACGGCCGGCCGGCCCGCATGGTCGGCACACTGATGGACATCAGCGATCAGCGCCGCAACCAGACCGCCCTGGTAGAAAGCGAAGCCAAATTCGCCATGCTGTTTCAGAACGCCCCCGACCCCTACTGCCTGGTCCAAAGCCAGGGCCAGCGAATCATCGAGGTCAACCAGAGTTTCGCCCGGACCTTTGGCTACCCCGCTGCCAGCCTGATCGGCCGCACCCCCGAAGACATTGGCCTGTGGAGCCACCACCCAGCGCACCAGAACCTGCAGATGGCAGCACGCGGCGAGCGGGAACTGCGCGACTGCGCGGAGACTTTCGCCACCAACAGCGGCCGCGTGCTGCTCTGCGAGATCGCCACCACTCGCCTGCGCATCAATCATCAGCAGTGTGTGCTATTCAGCTTTCGCGACATCACCGCTCGCACCCAGGCAGAATCAGCGCTGCGCGCCTCCGAGGACAAGTTTGCCCGTGCCTTTAAAGGCAGCCCCGACTCAATCAGCATCAGCGAGCTGAAAACTGGCCGTTACCTGGAGGTCAACGACGGCTTCTGCCGCCTGAGTGGCTATCAGGCAAACGAAGCCATCGGCCGCACCTCCCTGGAGCTCAACCTGTGGGCCGATAGCTCCGAGCGCAAGGAGCTGGTACAGCTGATGGCACAGCATGGCAGCGTACACCACCGCGAGATGCGCATGCGCGCTCGCGACGGTCATCAGTTGATGGTCGCGGTGTCCGCCCAGCCGCTAACCCTGGACGGCCTTGACTGCATGCTATTGACCGTGCGCGACATCACCGAGCAAAAACGCATAGAAGCCCGCGTCAAGCACCTGGCCTACCACGATGCCCTGACCAACCTGCCCAACCGCCTGCTGCTCAGTGACCGCCTGAGCCAACTCAACGCGCTGTATCAGCGGCACGCCCTGCGCGGCGCCTTGCTGTTCTTTGACCTGGACCATTTCAAGCACATCAACGACTCCCTTGGCCACTCCTGCGGCGACGCCGTGCTGCAGGAGGTGACACGTCGTCTGCTCAGCCGGGTACGAGCCGAAGACACGGTGTCGCGCCTGGGGGGTGACGAGTTCGTTGTGCTGCTCAGCGGCTTCAGTAGCAGCGGTGCCGCTCTGGCGCAGGAGGTGGAGCGCGCCGCCCGCGAACTGCTGGTTGCCATCTCGGCCCCCATGCAGGTCGAAGGACACACCCTGCAACTGAGTGCCAGCATTGGCATCGCCCTGATTCCCGACCATGGCGACAGCGCAGAAGACCTGCTCAAGCGGGCTGATATCGCGCTATACCGCGTCAAGGAGCGCGGCCGCGACGGCATCGCGTTCTTCGAGCAATCCATGCAGGTGGCCGCCAGCGAGCGCCTGGCCATTGAGTCCGAGCTGCGTCGCGCCATCAGCGAAGGACAGTTCTGCCTCTACTATCAGCCACAGTTCGACTACCGAAACCGCCGTATTCAAGGCGCCGAATCACTGCTGCGCTGGAACCATCCCAAGCGCGGCCTGATTGGCCCCGGCGCCTTCATTGATGTACTGGAACAAAGCAGCCTGATGCTGGAAGCCGGTCGCCAAATCCTCCACCAGGCCTGTGCCTTCATCTCGCGACTGCTGGACCAGGGCCTGATCGACTCGCAGTTCAGCCTCAGCGTCAACATCAGCCCGCGTCAGTTCCGTCACGCCAGCTTTGTCGACGACGTGCTGGGCGCCATCAATGAGTACCAGGTGCCTACCAGCTGCCTGAATCTGGAAATTACCGAAGGCATCGTCATCGAGAACATCAACGACACCATCGACAAGATGAATGTGCTGCGCAGCCACGGCGTGCACTTTGCCATCGACGACTTCGGTACCGGCTACTCATCGCTCACTTATCTCAAGCGCCTGCCGGTCGATTTGCTGAAGATAGATCAGTCCTTTGTCAACGAATGTACCCACAACGCCAACGATGCCGAGATCATCCGGGCCATCATCGCCATCGCCTCAAGCCTGCACCTGGGGCTGATCGCCGAAGGGGTTGAAGAGCAGGCACAACTGCATTTTTTATACAGCCAGGGCTGCGAGCAGTTCCAGGGCTACCTGTTTGGTCGGCCGATGGAGGCCGAGCAGTTCAGCCTGCTACTGAGCAACCCACCGGACTACGATCAACTGTGA